One window of Kosakonia cowanii JCM 10956 = DSM 18146 genomic DNA carries:
- the fis gene encoding DNA-binding transcriptional regulator Fis: MFEQRVNSDVLTVSTVNSQDQVTQKPLRDSVKQALKNYFAQLNGQDVNDLYELVLAEVEQPLLDMVMQYTRGNQTRAALMMGINRGTLRKKLKKYGMN; this comes from the coding sequence ATGTTCGAACAACGCGTAAATTCTGACGTACTGACCGTTTCTACCGTTAACTCTCAGGATCAGGTAACCCAAAAACCGCTCCGTGACTCGGTAAAACAGGCACTGAAGAACTATTTTGCTCAACTGAACGGTCAGGATGTTAATGACCTCTATGAGCTGGTACTGGCTGAAGTAGAACAGCCACTGTTGGACATGGTGATGCAATACACCCGTGGTAATCAGACCCGCGCGGCGCTGATGATGGGCATCAACCGCGGTACGCTGCGTAAAAAACTGAAAAAATACGGCATGAACTGA
- a CDS encoding DUF2556 family protein, with protein MIRKYGWLLVFALSIFALDGLIMQWIEYLITDINKCRNMNSVNPLKLVNCDSL; from the coding sequence ATGATTCGCAAATATGGGTGGCTGCTGGTTTTCGCTCTCTCGATCTTTGCGCTGGATGGCTTAATCATGCAGTGGATCGAGTATCTGATCACTGACATTAATAAATGCCGCAATATGAATTCCGTCAATCCACTCAAACTGGTTAACTGCGATTCTCTCTAA
- a CDS encoding putative bifunctional diguanylate cyclase/phosphodiesterase, with product MLVSQYDYILVVVSFVVAILASYTALNMAGRVSTSSGASSWVWLSGGGVAMGIGIWAMHFIGMLAMNMSMNMRYEPVLTGLSMAIAIGSSLFALWLVSAPKLHLRRLIPGSVVMGLGIAAMHYTGMAALQVSPPIVWHKGWIALSIVIALAASFAALWLTFRLRHEAAQVALMRFGAAILMGLAITGMHYTGMMAAQIPFQHHHIAMVHHGFNNNWLAVLVSMMAFSVLGITLLVSMFDARLQARTSLLATSLAAANRELARLALHDTLTRLPNRVLLEDRIEQAINKARREESAFALMFMDLDGFKTVNDAWGHDVGDKLLVAVTERLTQQLQGQYTLARIGGDEFVLLAEIAAPDDAATIASSLIRAVDRPFTIDPYDVMVTLSIGIALYPDDGKNERELMFNADAAMYHTKHMGRNGYHFFQPSMNRLAQTQLQLLNDLWMALERKEFRLVYQPKFQAPSGPVVGFEALLRWHHPQQGVLSPDLFLPLAEKTGLIVPLGDWVIDEACRQLSEWRQQGHMDWTIAVNLSTLQFEHSALVETILGTLSRHNVPPEQLILEVTETTAMSNPDESVRVLTELSDAGVKASIDDFGTGYSSLLYLKRLPACELKIDRAFVRELGQEGEDATIVSAIVALARTLNLKVVAEGVETEEQQAFLTELGCNTLQGYLLGKPVSAETITAQGKNLTPTETVK from the coding sequence ATGCTGGTTAGCCAATACGACTATATCCTTGTTGTTGTTTCGTTTGTTGTAGCCATTTTGGCCTCTTATACCGCCCTGAACATGGCCGGACGCGTCTCCACCAGCAGCGGTGCTTCATCCTGGGTATGGCTGAGCGGCGGCGGCGTGGCGATGGGTATCGGCATCTGGGCGATGCACTTTATCGGCATGCTGGCGATGAATATGTCGATGAACATGCGCTACGAGCCGGTTCTCACCGGTTTATCGATGGCGATCGCCATTGGCTCCTCGCTGTTTGCGCTGTGGCTGGTTAGCGCGCCGAAGCTGCACCTGCGTCGGCTTATTCCTGGCTCTGTCGTAATGGGGCTTGGCATTGCCGCGATGCATTACACCGGTATGGCGGCGCTACAGGTTTCCCCGCCGATTGTCTGGCATAAAGGGTGGATCGCCCTCTCGATAGTAATTGCCCTGGCGGCCTCTTTCGCTGCGTTATGGCTCACCTTCCGCCTGCGCCACGAAGCGGCACAGGTTGCGCTTATGCGCTTTGGCGCAGCCATCTTAATGGGGCTGGCTATCACCGGCATGCACTACACCGGGATGATGGCGGCGCAGATCCCCTTCCAGCACCATCACATTGCAATGGTGCATCACGGCTTCAATAACAACTGGCTTGCCGTGCTGGTCAGCATGATGGCCTTTTCCGTGCTCGGCATTACCTTACTGGTTTCGATGTTCGACGCCCGTTTACAGGCGCGGACGTCGCTGCTGGCCACGTCGCTTGCGGCGGCAAACCGCGAGCTGGCGAGGCTGGCGCTGCACGACACCTTAACGCGTCTGCCAAACCGCGTCCTGCTGGAAGATCGCATCGAGCAGGCGATCAATAAAGCGCGCCGTGAAGAGAGCGCGTTTGCCTTGATGTTTATGGATCTCGACGGCTTTAAAACGGTCAACGACGCGTGGGGACATGATGTCGGCGATAAGTTACTGGTGGCGGTAACCGAGCGGCTCACGCAGCAACTGCAGGGGCAATATACGCTGGCGCGCATTGGTGGCGACGAATTTGTGCTGCTGGCAGAGATTGCCGCGCCGGACGATGCCGCAACGATCGCCAGTTCGCTTATCCGCGCTGTCGATCGCCCTTTTACTATTGATCCCTATGATGTGATGGTGACCCTCAGTATCGGTATCGCGCTCTACCCTGACGATGGCAAAAATGAGCGCGAATTGATGTTCAACGCCGATGCTGCGATGTATCACACCAAGCATATGGGCCGTAACGGCTATCACTTTTTCCAGCCCTCGATGAACCGGCTGGCGCAAACCCAGTTACAGCTGCTGAATGATTTGTGGATGGCGCTGGAGCGTAAAGAGTTCCGCCTCGTTTACCAACCTAAATTCCAGGCACCTTCCGGGCCGGTTGTCGGTTTTGAGGCGCTGTTGCGCTGGCATCATCCCCAGCAGGGTGTGCTGAGCCCGGATCTCTTTTTGCCGCTGGCGGAGAAAACCGGCCTGATTGTCCCGCTCGGTGACTGGGTAATCGACGAGGCTTGCCGCCAGCTCAGCGAATGGCGCCAGCAGGGGCACATGGACTGGACAATTGCCGTTAACCTTTCGACGTTACAGTTTGAGCATAGCGCGCTGGTAGAAACCATTCTGGGCACACTGAGCAGACATAATGTTCCGCCTGAGCAGCTAATTCTGGAAGTAACTGAAACGACGGCGATGAGTAACCCCGATGAGAGCGTGCGGGTGCTGACCGAGCTGAGCGATGCGGGCGTGAAAGCGTCAATTGATGATTTCGGGACCGGTTATTCGAGCCTGCTTTACCTTAAGCGTCTGCCGGCGTGCGAGCTGAAGATCGATCGCGCGTTTGTCCGTGAACTGGGCCAGGAGGGTGAAGACGCCACGATTGTCTCTGCGATTGTCGCGTTAGCCAGAACGCTGAACCTCAAAGTTGTGGCAGAGGGCGTCGAGACGGAAGAACAGCAGGCATTTCTCACCGAGCTGGGCTGCAATACCCTGCAAGGTTATCTCCTGGGGAAACCAGTGAGTGCAGAAACGATTACTGCTCAGGGGAAAAACCTCACCCCCACTGAAACGGTAAAGTGA
- a CDS encoding lipoprotein — protein sequence MKKMISVALLATFLAGCAHDSPCVPVYDDQGRLVHTNTCVKGTTQDNWETAGAIAGGAAALAGLTLGIVALTK from the coding sequence ATGAAAAAAATGATCTCCGTCGCCCTGCTGGCAACCTTCCTCGCGGGCTGTGCACACGACTCACCTTGCGTACCGGTCTATGACGATCAGGGCCGCCTGGTGCATACCAACACCTGTGTGAAAGGCACCACGCAGGATAACTGGGAAACAGCAGGCGCGATTGCCGGCGGCGCGGCAGCCCTGGCTGGCTTAACGCTCGGTATTGTGGCCCTCACTAAATAG
- a CDS encoding amino acid ABC transporter substrate-binding protein → MKKMMIASLAAAGVLFAVASQAHAGTTLDAVKKKGFVQCGISDGLPGFSYADANGKFTGIDVDICRGVAAALFGDDSKVKYTPLTAKERFTALQSGEVDMLSRNTTWTSSRDGGMGLSFTGVTYYDGIGFLTHNKAGLKSAKELDGATVCIQAGTDTELNVADYFKSNKMSYTPVTFDRSDESAKALESGRCDTLASDQSQLYALRIKLSNPAEWIVLPEVISKEPLGPVVRRGDDDWFAIVRWTLFAMLNAEEMGITSKNVDEKVANPATPDMAHLLGKEGDFGKDLKLDNKWAYNIIKKVGNYSEVFERNVGSESPLKIKRGQNNLWNNGGIQYAPPVR, encoded by the coding sequence ATGAAAAAGATGATGATCGCCAGCCTGGCCGCTGCCGGCGTGCTGTTTGCTGTCGCCAGCCAGGCGCACGCAGGTACAACGCTTGATGCTGTCAAAAAGAAAGGGTTTGTTCAGTGCGGGATCAGTGATGGTCTGCCCGGTTTCTCTTATGCGGATGCAAACGGGAAATTTACCGGTATCGATGTGGATATCTGCCGTGGCGTTGCTGCCGCCCTGTTTGGCGACGACAGCAAAGTGAAATATACCCCGCTGACGGCGAAAGAGCGCTTTACGGCGCTGCAATCCGGCGAAGTGGATATGCTCTCGCGCAATACCACCTGGACCTCTTCGCGTGATGGCGGTATGGGGCTCTCCTTTACCGGCGTGACCTACTATGACGGCATCGGCTTCCTGACCCATAACAAAGCGGGCCTGAAGAGCGCTAAAGAGCTTGATGGCGCAACCGTTTGTATTCAGGCCGGGACGGATACCGAGCTGAACGTGGCAGATTACTTTAAATCCAACAAAATGAGCTACACCCCGGTGACCTTTGACCGCTCTGACGAGTCGGCGAAGGCGCTGGAATCCGGCCGCTGCGATACGCTGGCTTCCGATCAGTCTCAACTCTATGCGCTGCGGATTAAGCTGAGCAACCCGGCAGAGTGGATCGTCTTGCCGGAAGTGATCTCTAAAGAACCGCTCGGCCCGGTGGTGCGCCGCGGTGACGATGACTGGTTCGCCATCGTGCGCTGGACGCTCTTCGCCATGCTCAATGCCGAAGAGATGGGCATTACCTCGAAGAACGTCGATGAGAAAGTGGCTAACCCGGCTACGCCGGATATGGCGCACCTGCTCGGCAAAGAGGGCGACTTCGGCAAAGATCTTAAACTCGATAACAAGTGGGCTTACAACATTATTAAGAAGGTCGGTAACTACTCCGAAGTCTTCGAACGTAACGTCGGTTCTGAAAGCCCGCTGAAAATTAAACGTGGCCAGAACAACCTCTGGAACAACGGCGGGATTCAGTACGCTCCGCCGGTGCGTTAA
- a CDS encoding amino acid ABC transporter permease translates to MPHRRPTVKGALSLSNPAVRAWLFQILAIITVVVVALYLLHNAVTNLNNRGITSGFAFLDRAAGFGIVQHLIDYEQGDTYGRVFLVGLLNTLLVSALCIVFASLLGFFLGLARLSENWLLRKLSTIYIETFRNIPPLLQIFFWYFAVLRNLPGPRQAVNAMELVFLSNRGLYIPSPQMGEGMFAFVGALVLAAVLIVGLFRFNKKHQIKTGQLRRTWPAALGLIIVLPLMAHALFGAALHWEVPQLRGFNFRGGMVLIPELAALTIALSVYTSAFIAEIIRAGIQSVPYGQHEAARSLGLPHPVTLRQVIIPQALRVIIPPLTSQYLNIAKNSSLAAAIGYPDMVSLFAGTVLNQTGQAIETIAITMSVYLLISLSISLLMNIYNRRIALIER, encoded by the coding sequence ATGCCCCATCGCCGCCCAACCGTGAAAGGCGCGCTCTCCCTTTCAAACCCTGCGGTTCGCGCCTGGCTGTTTCAAATCCTGGCGATTATCACCGTGGTTGTTGTTGCCCTCTATTTGCTCCATAACGCGGTGACTAACCTCAACAACCGGGGTATTACCTCCGGCTTCGCCTTCCTCGACCGCGCGGCCGGTTTTGGCATTGTTCAGCATCTGATTGATTATGAGCAGGGTGACACCTACGGACGGGTCTTCCTGGTCGGTTTACTCAATACGCTGCTGGTCTCGGCGCTCTGTATTGTCTTTGCCTCACTGCTGGGCTTTTTCCTTGGTCTTGCAAGGCTGTCTGAAAACTGGCTGCTGCGAAAGCTGTCGACAATCTATATCGAGACGTTCCGCAATATTCCCCCGCTGTTGCAGATCTTCTTCTGGTACTTTGCGGTGCTGCGCAACCTTCCCGGTCCGCGCCAGGCGGTAAATGCCATGGAGCTGGTCTTTCTCAGCAACCGTGGCCTCTATATCCCCTCGCCACAAATGGGTGAAGGAATGTTTGCCTTTGTCGGCGCGCTGGTGCTGGCGGCGGTACTCATCGTTGGTCTGTTCCGCTTCAATAAAAAACACCAGATTAAAACGGGCCAGCTGCGGCGAACCTGGCCAGCGGCGCTGGGGCTGATTATTGTGTTGCCGCTGATGGCGCATGCGCTGTTCGGAGCGGCGCTGCATTGGGAAGTTCCGCAACTGCGCGGTTTTAACTTCCGCGGCGGCATGGTGCTGATTCCGGAGCTGGCGGCGCTAACTATCGCGCTCTCGGTTTATACCTCGGCGTTTATTGCTGAGATTATTCGCGCCGGCATTCAGTCTGTGCCGTACGGGCAGCATGAAGCAGCGCGCTCACTTGGGCTGCCTCATCCGGTCACGTTGCGACAGGTGATTATTCCCCAGGCGCTGCGGGTGATCATTCCACCGTTGACCAGCCAATATCTCAATATTGCAAAGAACTCATCGCTGGCGGCGGCGATTGGCTACCCCGATATGGTGTCGCTGTTTGCCGGTACGGTGCTGAACCAGACCGGCCAGGCGATTGAAACCATTGCCATTACCATGTCGGTCTATCTGCTTATCAGCCTCTCCATTTCGCTGCTGATGAATATCTATAACCGCCGTATTGCCCTGATTGAGCGCTGA
- a CDS encoding amino acid ABC transporter permease, protein MLLWVRKNLFSSWSNSLLTLFCLWMMWELIPPLLQWALFQANWVGSTRADCTKAGACWVFIHQRFGQFMYGLYPHDQRWRINLALIVGLLSILPMFWKGMPRRGRYIACWAVLYPLVVWWLMFGGFLGLERVETRQWGGLTLTLIIASVGIAGALPLGILLALGRRSTMPVVRILSVMFIEFWRGVPLITVLFMSSVMLPLFMAEGTTIDKLIRALVGVILFQSAYVAEVVRGGLQALPKGQYEAAESLALGYWKTQGLVILPQALKLVIPGLVNTIIALFKDTSLVIIIGLFDLFSSVQQATVDPAWLGMSTEGYVFAALVYWIFCFSMSRYSQHLEKRFNTGRTPH, encoded by the coding sequence ATGCTGCTGTGGGTGCGTAAAAATCTCTTTTCAAGCTGGTCAAACTCGCTGCTGACGCTCTTTTGTCTGTGGATGATGTGGGAGCTTATTCCGCCGCTCCTGCAGTGGGCGCTGTTTCAGGCGAACTGGGTCGGCTCGACTCGCGCGGACTGCACCAAAGCGGGCGCCTGCTGGGTATTTATCCATCAACGCTTCGGCCAGTTTATGTATGGGCTCTACCCACACGATCAGCGCTGGCGAATCAACCTGGCGCTGATTGTTGGCCTGCTCTCTATCCTGCCGATGTTCTGGAAGGGGATGCCGCGACGCGGACGCTACATTGCCTGCTGGGCGGTGCTCTACCCGCTGGTTGTGTGGTGGCTGATGTTTGGCGGCTTTCTTGGCCTGGAGCGCGTTGAAACCCGCCAGTGGGGTGGACTGACGCTGACGCTGATTATCGCCTCGGTCGGTATTGCCGGTGCCCTGCCGCTGGGGATTTTGCTGGCGCTGGGCCGACGCTCGACGATGCCGGTAGTGAGGATATTGTCGGTGATGTTTATTGAGTTCTGGCGCGGCGTACCGCTGATTACGGTGCTGTTTATGTCGTCGGTGATGCTGCCGCTGTTTATGGCTGAAGGTACCACCATCGATAAGCTGATCCGTGCGCTGGTCGGGGTGATCCTGTTCCAGTCAGCCTATGTGGCGGAAGTGGTACGTGGCGGTTTACAGGCCCTGCCGAAAGGGCAGTACGAAGCGGCCGAGTCGCTGGCGCTGGGCTACTGGAAAACGCAGGGGCTGGTGATCCTGCCGCAGGCGTTAAAACTGGTGATCCCGGGGCTGGTGAACACCATTATCGCGCTGTTTAAAGATACTAGCCTGGTGATCATCATCGGCCTGTTTGATCTCTTTAGCAGCGTGCAGCAAGCGACGGTCGATCCCGCCTGGCTTGGGATGTCGACGGAAGGGTATGTGTTTGCTGCGTTAGTCTATTGGATTTTCTGTTTCAGCATGTCGCGCTACAGCCAGCATCTGGAGAAGCGCTTTAACACCGGGCGTACACCGCACTGA
- a CDS encoding amino acid ABC transporter ATP-binding protein produces the protein MSNTTMQSGDAMITLENVNKWYGQFHVLKDINLHVKQGERIVLCGPSGSGKSTTIRCINHLEEHQQGRIVVDGIELNEDIRNIEKIRQEVGMVFQHFNLFPHLTVLQNCTLAPIWVRKMPKKEAEALAMHYLERVRIAEHAHKFPGQISGGQQQRVAIARSLCMKPKIMLFDEPTSALDPEMVKEVLDTMIGLAQSGMTMLCVTHEMGFARTVADRVIFMDRGEIVEQAAPDEFFAQPKSERTRAFLSQVIH, from the coding sequence ATGAGTAATACAACAATGCAATCTGGCGACGCGATGATCACGCTCGAAAATGTGAATAAGTGGTATGGGCAATTCCATGTGTTGAAAGATATTAATTTGCATGTGAAGCAAGGGGAAAGGATTGTACTTTGTGGCCCGTCGGGATCAGGAAAGTCAACCACCATTCGCTGTATCAATCACCTGGAAGAGCATCAGCAGGGGCGTATTGTAGTCGACGGTATTGAGCTGAATGAGGATATTCGCAATATCGAGAAGATCCGCCAGGAAGTGGGGATGGTTTTCCAGCACTTCAATCTCTTTCCCCATCTGACCGTTTTGCAAAACTGCACGCTGGCACCAATATGGGTGCGCAAAATGCCGAAGAAAGAGGCAGAAGCGCTGGCAATGCACTATCTGGAGCGGGTACGTATTGCAGAGCATGCGCATAAGTTCCCGGGGCAGATTTCGGGTGGGCAGCAGCAGCGCGTCGCGATTGCGCGCTCACTCTGTATGAAGCCGAAGATCATGCTTTTCGATGAGCCCACTTCGGCGCTGGATCCGGAGATGGTGAAGGAGGTGCTTGATACCATGATTGGGCTTGCGCAGTCGGGTATGACGATGCTGTGCGTGACCCATGAGATGGGCTTTGCCCGCACCGTGGCGGACCGGGTGATCTTTATGGATCGCGGTGAGATCGTAGAGCAGGCAGCGCCCGATGAGTTCTTTGCACAGCCAAAATCAGAGCGTACCCGGGCGTTTTTATCGCAGGTTATTCACTGA
- a CDS encoding FadR/GntR family transcriptional regulator, producing MPLNAQQLAAQKNISWVIAEKLAQQILRGEYAPGAILPGEMELGETFGVSRTAVREAIKTLTAKGMVLPRPRIGTRVMPKGNWNFLDTELLSWWMSEDNFQEVIQHFLVMRASLEPQACLLAAVMASAEQKAYLNTLMEEMVCLKKAFNRERWIEVDMAWHEHIYTMSGNPFLMSFATLFHSVYHTYFTSITENEVIKLDLHQAIVDAIQESDGDSAFQACQRLLNSPN from the coding sequence ATGCCTTTAAACGCACAGCAACTTGCCGCGCAGAAAAACATCTCCTGGGTCATAGCCGAGAAACTGGCGCAGCAGATCCTGCGAGGAGAGTACGCCCCAGGGGCCATTTTGCCCGGCGAGATGGAACTCGGTGAGACGTTTGGCGTAAGCCGTACCGCAGTGAGAGAGGCAATAAAGACATTAACCGCGAAGGGCATGGTCTTACCCCGCCCGCGCATCGGCACGCGCGTGATGCCGAAGGGGAACTGGAACTTCCTTGATACGGAGCTTCTCTCATGGTGGATGAGCGAAGACAATTTCCAGGAAGTGATCCAACACTTTCTCGTTATGCGCGCCAGCCTCGAGCCGCAGGCTTGTCTTCTCGCTGCTGTAATGGCAAGCGCCGAGCAAAAGGCATATCTGAATACATTAATGGAAGAGATGGTGTGTCTGAAGAAGGCATTTAACCGGGAACGCTGGATAGAGGTGGACATGGCGTGGCATGAACATATCTACACCATGAGCGGTAATCCTTTCCTTATGTCTTTCGCCACACTTTTCCACTCGGTTTACCATACTTACTTCACCTCTATTACTGAAAACGAAGTGATTAAGCTGGATCTTCACCAGGCTATCGTCGATGCGATTCAGGAAAGCGACGGGGATAGTGCGTTTCAGGCGTGCCAGAGATTGTTGAATTCGCCTAATTAA
- the mdtD gene encoding multidrug transporter subunit MdtD: MTKKKGRSMAGLPWIAAMAFFMQALDATILNTALPAIAQSLNRSPLAMQSAIISYTLTVAMLIPVSGWLADRFGTRRIFMLAVSLFTLGSLACALSNSLGMLVVFRVIQGIGGAMMMPVARLALLRAYPRSELLPVLNFVTMPGLVGPILGPVMGGVLVTWASWHWIFLINIPIGVAGLLYARKYMPNFTTPRRSFDMWGFLLFGLSLVLFSSGMELFGEKVVETWLALSIIFSGIALLLLYIRHARRHPTPLISLNLFKTRTFSVGIAGNIASRLGTGCVPFLMPLMLQVGFGYPALIAGCMMAPTALGSILAKSTVTQILRWFGYRKTLVGVTLFIGVMIAQFALQTQAMAIWMLVLPLFILGMAMSTQFTAMNTISLADLTDENASSGNSVLAVTQQLSISLGVAVSAAVLRFYEGVDGTNTVEQFHYTFITMGAVTVVSALTFMLLKAKDGRNLIKERHKKSG; the protein is encoded by the coding sequence ATGACAAAGAAGAAAGGGCGCAGTATGGCCGGGCTGCCGTGGATAGCCGCGATGGCCTTTTTTATGCAGGCGCTAGACGCCACCATCCTTAACACCGCCCTCCCCGCTATTGCGCAAAGTCTTAACCGTTCGCCGCTGGCGATGCAGTCCGCGATCATTAGCTACACCCTGACCGTCGCGATGCTGATCCCGGTCAGCGGCTGGCTGGCCGACCGCTTCGGCACGCGGCGTATCTTTATGTTAGCCGTCAGCCTCTTCACCCTCGGCTCGCTGGCTTGCGCCCTCTCCAACTCCCTGGGCATGCTGGTTGTCTTCCGCGTGATTCAGGGGATTGGCGGGGCGATGATGATGCCTGTCGCGCGCCTCGCCCTGCTGCGCGCCTATCCGCGCAGTGAATTACTGCCGGTGCTCAACTTTGTCACTATGCCGGGGCTGGTCGGGCCGATTCTTGGCCCGGTAATGGGCGGCGTGCTGGTTACCTGGGCAAGCTGGCACTGGATCTTCCTGATTAATATTCCCATTGGTGTCGCCGGGTTGCTCTACGCGCGTAAATATATGCCGAACTTCACCACCCCGCGCCGCAGCTTTGATATGTGGGGCTTCCTGTTATTCGGCTTAAGCCTGGTGCTCTTCTCCAGCGGGATGGAGCTGTTCGGCGAGAAAGTGGTAGAAACCTGGCTTGCCCTTAGCATCATCTTCAGCGGCATCGCCCTGCTGCTGCTCTATATTCGCCATGCTCGCCGCCACCCGACGCCGCTCATCTCGCTCAACCTGTTTAAGACCCGCACCTTCTCCGTCGGCATCGCCGGGAATATCGCTTCGCGCCTCGGTACCGGCTGCGTTCCTTTCTTAATGCCACTGATGTTGCAGGTTGGCTTTGGCTATCCGGCGCTGATTGCCGGTTGCATGATGGCACCGACCGCCCTGGGTTCTATTCTGGCAAAATCGACCGTCACGCAGATCCTGCGCTGGTTTGGCTATCGCAAAACGCTGGTTGGCGTCACGCTCTTTATTGGCGTGATGATTGCGCAGTTCGCCCTGCAAACTCAGGCAATGGCGATCTGGATGCTGGTGCTGCCGCTGTTCATATTAGGTATGGCGATGTCGACGCAATTTACCGCCATGAACACCATCTCCCTTGCCGACTTAACGGATGAAAACGCCAGTAGTGGCAATAGCGTGCTGGCGGTAACGCAGCAGCTGTCGATAAGCCTCGGTGTAGCCGTGAGCGCAGCGGTGCTGCGTTTTTATGAAGGGGTTGATGGCACCAACACCGTTGAGCAGTTCCACTACACCTTTATTACGATGGGTGCAGTAACGGTGGTCTCCGCTTTAACCTTTATGCTGCTGAAGGCGAAAGATGGCCGCAACCTGATCAAGGAGCGCCACAAAAAATCAGGCTGA
- the rbsR gene encoding ribose operon transcriptional repressor RbsR, which produces MATMKDVARLAGVSTSTVSHVINNDRFVSEAIREKVDAAITSLNYAPSAVARSLKLKQTRTIGMLITASTNPFYSELVRGVERSCFERGYSLVLCNTEGDEQRMNRNLETLMQKRVDGLLLLCTETHQPSQVIMSRYPSIPTVMMDWAPFDGDSDLIQDNSLLGGMMATEYLIHKGMTRIACITGPLDKTPSRLRLEGYREAMARAGLTIRDGDEIESDFEFGGGLTAMQRLLAMDERPQAVFIGNDAMAVGAYQALYQAGLSIPQDMAIVGYDDIELARYMTPPLTTIHQPKDELGELAIDVLIHRIADPSLQQQRLQLTPVLMERGSA; this is translated from the coding sequence GTGGCCACCATGAAAGATGTTGCCCGCCTGGCGGGCGTTTCTACCTCTACCGTCTCCCACGTTATTAATAACGATCGCTTTGTCAGTGAGGCGATTCGCGAGAAGGTAGACGCCGCGATCACGTCGCTGAACTATGCGCCTTCCGCGGTGGCGCGCAGCCTGAAGCTTAAACAGACGCGCACGATTGGGATGCTGATCACCGCCAGTACCAACCCTTTTTACTCTGAGCTGGTGCGCGGGGTAGAGCGCAGCTGCTTCGAGCGTGGCTACAGCCTGGTGTTATGCAATACCGAAGGCGACGAGCAGCGGATGAACCGCAATCTGGAAACGCTGATGCAAAAGCGCGTCGACGGGCTGCTTCTGCTCTGCACCGAAACGCATCAGCCTTCGCAAGTCATCATGAGCCGTTACCCCTCGATTCCTACCGTGATGATGGACTGGGCGCCGTTCGATGGTGACAGCGATCTGATTCAGGATAACTCGCTGCTGGGCGGCATGATGGCGACGGAGTATCTCATTCATAAAGGGATGACGCGTATCGCCTGTATTACCGGCCCGCTGGATAAAACGCCCTCCCGGCTGCGACTGGAGGGGTACCGCGAGGCGATGGCGCGCGCCGGGCTAACGATTCGCGACGGCGACGAGATCGAAAGTGATTTTGAGTTCGGCGGTGGCCTGACGGCGATGCAGCGTCTGCTGGCGATGGATGAGCGCCCGCAGGCGGTGTTTATCGGCAATGATGCGATGGCGGTGGGCGCTTATCAGGCGCTCTACCAGGCGGGGCTGTCGATCCCGCAGGATATGGCGATTGTCGGTTACGACGATATCGAGCTGGCGCGCTACATGACGCCGCCGCTCACCACCATCCATCAGCCAAAGGATGAACTGGGTGAGCTGGCGATTGATGTGCTGATCCACCGTATTGCCGACCCGAGCCTGCAACAACAGCGTCTGCAATTGACACCGGTCTTGATGGAGCGTGGCTCAGCCTGA